One region of Oryzias latipes chromosome 6, ASM223467v1 genomic DNA includes:
- the LOC101175077 gene encoding carbohydrate sulfotransferase 6-like: protein MMSRCKISYPSLIVLVLLQGMTLLMFYGWYVQVKPQSPPPTQSKVHVLLLSSWRSGSSFMGQVFSQHPSVFYLMEPAWHVWSSAPRVGMRFLRMAVRDLIHRVFQCDFSVMDSYMPEQRNMSKIFMWSHSRALCSPPACSLTPRGQFSNQSQCYKSCDSDGLQKVEDACNTYSHVVLKEVRFFELESLYPLLKDPTLDFRIVHLVRDPRAVVRSKEQSAGSFVRDNAMVLEQKNIPASEVQYQAIQEICRSHVRINERAMLKPPPFLKGRYKMVRFEDIAFNPLKEINDIYDFVGLQMTPELQDWIVTVTQGKGKGSTKDAFDITSRNAKAVTQAWRKALPFSKVKKVQDACKGAMSLLGYRTVDNEREQKNMDVDLLVPKVPFKFNWEVHTKKVAES from the coding sequence ATGATGTCCCGCTGCAAAATCAGCTACCCCTCCTTGATAGTCCTAGTGCTCCTGCAGGGCATGACCCTGCTGATGTTCTACGGCTGGTATGTTCAGGTGAAACCCCAGAGCCCTCCGCCCACCCAAAGCAAAGTCCACGTGCTGCTGCTGTCGTCTTGGCGATCGGGCTCGTCGTTCATGGGTCAGGTGTTCAGCCAGCACCCGTCTGTCTTCTACCTCATGGAGCCAGCTTGGCACGTGTGGAGCTCCGCCCCCAGAGTGGGGATGCGCTTCCTTCGGATGGCTGTGCGAGACCTCATCCACAGGGTGTTCCAGTGCGACTTCTCCGTGATGGACTCCTACATGCCAGAGCAGCGCAACATGTCGAAGATCTTCATGTGGAGTCACAGTCGGGCGCTGTGTTCGCCGCCGGCCTGTTCCCTCACGCCCCGCGGCCAGTTCAGCAACCAATCGCAGTGCTACAAAAGCTGTGATTCCGACGGCCTCCAGAAGGTGGAGGACGCCTGCAACACCTATAGTCACGTGGTGTTAAAGGAGGTCCGCTTCTTTGAACTGGAGTCTCTCTACCCTCTCCTGAAAGACCCCACCCTGGATTTCCGTATCGTCCACCTGGTGCGGGACCCGCGCGCCGTGGTGAGGTCTAAAGAACAGTCGGCTGGTTCCTTCGTGAGAGATAACGCCATGGTCCTGGAGCAGAAAAACATCCCAGCGAGCGAGGTGCAGTACCAGGCCATCCAGGAGATCTGCCGCAGCCACGTGCGCATCAACGAGCGCGCCATGCTCAAGCCCCCTCCGTTTCTAAAAGGACGCTACAAGATGGTTCGCTTCGAAGACATTGCTTTCAACCCCCTCAaggaaatcaatgacatttaCGATTTCGTAGGTTTACAGATGACCCCCGAGCTTCAAGACTGGATCGTCACTGTGACGCAGGGAAAGGGCAAGGGCAGCACAAAGGACGCCTTCGACATCACATCGCGAAACGCCAAAGCCGTGACGCAGGCTTGGCGCAAAGCGCTGCCGTTCAGCAAGGTGAAGAAAGTCCAGGACGCATGTAAAGGAGCCATGTCCCTGCTGGGCTACAGGACCGTGGACAATGAAAGGGAGCAGAAGAACATGGACGTGGACCTGCTGGTGCCAAAGGTGCCTTTCAAGTTCAACTGGGAAGTGCACACAAAGAAGGTCGCCGAGAGTTAA